The window GATTCCGAATTATTTTAATTGTTCATCTCCTCTTTCCATTGTTTAACAAAATATGATATACTCATTACACTTGTTTATAGAAAAATTTATTAAGCGGAGTTAAATAAATGCTTGAAAGTATAAGCGAAAAATTAGGCGGAATTATCCGTACGCTTTCGGGAAAATCGAAGATAACCGAAAAAAATATTGAAGAAACTATCGAACAAATTAAAACCGCCCTTTTGGACGCGGACGTAAATTTGCGTGTTGTAAGGCGGTTTATAAATGCCGCTGCGGAAGAAGCCAAGGGTGAAAAGGTTTTGCGCTCTGTAGACCCCGGGCAGCAATTTACTAAAATCGTGTATGACAAAATGGTTTCGTTTTTGGGCGATGAAAAAAAATCGCTTGATTTACGCGGCCCGGATACTCAATCGGTAATTTTATTTTTGGGTTTACAGGGGTCGGGAAAAACCACAAGCGCCGCAAAACTTGCGCTTAAATTAAAAAACGAAGGCAGAAAACCGCTTCTTGTTGCCTGCGACCTTGTGCGTCCGGCTGCCGTCGAACAGCTTTCGGTTTTAGGTGAAAATATAGGCATTCCGGTTTATAAAGAAGAAACAAAGGACGCCGTAAAAGTAGCAAAAAACGCTCTAGCTTTTTCCAAAAAGAATTTTTACGATACGGTAATTGTCGATACTGCAGGCCGCCTTCAGATTGATGAAGTTATGATGAAGGAAATCGTTAACATAAAATCCGCCGTAAAACCTCTAGAAACTATTTTGGTTGCGGATTCTATGACGGGACAAAGCGCCGTAGATGTCGCAAAGGAATTCGATGAAAGTGTAGGTCTTTCGGGTGTTATTCTTACAAAATTCGATTCCGATGCTCGAGGAGGCGCGGCTCTTTCATTAAAAACCATAACCGGCAAGCCCATTTTGTACGTTGGTACCGGTGAAAAACCTGAAGATTTTGAACCGTTTTATCCCGACCGCATTGCAAGCCGTATTTTGGGAATGGGCGACATTGTTTCGCTGGTTGAAAAAGCTCAAGCCGTTTATGATGAAAAAGAAGCCGAAAAACTTCAGCGCAAAATGGCTACCGAAACCTTTACTCTCGGGGATATGCTTGCACAAATCGAACAGGCTGAAAAAATGGGCCCTATAGAATCTATGCTTGAGATGATTCCGGGACTTGCAGGTCAGATAGATAAGGATAAGCTGGATTTAAGCGCGCTCAAGCGCCAAAAGGCAATAATTCAATCCATGACGCTTAAAGAACGCGATAACTTTCGCATAATAGGGCCGCCGCGCAGAAAGAGAATTGCAAGAGGTTCGGGTACTACCGTAGGGGACGTAAATAAACTTTTAAAACAATTTGAAAAAACAAGACAAATGATGAGAAAGGTTTCTAAAAATAAGGGGCTTCAAGCTAAATTGATGTCAGGCGGCTTATTCGGTTAAATAAAATTTACGAAGAAGTTTGCTTATTTTAGGCTTGAGATATTAGAGAGAGACGATGAGCATACATTCGGTTTTAAGTATAATATCTTAAAAAAAACGTTTAGCGGTACTTGACAAAAACCCGGTTGCAATATATATATAGCCTGATTAAATGGGAAGACTGTTTGGAGTTTAGAGCTTGCAGGACGGTTTTGCTTTAAGCAGTGTTTTTCTTTTTGATAAAATTTTTATATTTACATAGAGGTATTTAAACATGAAACGAAAAAGATTTGCATTAGTGTTTGGCGTATTGGTTTTAACTGCCGGTGCGGTTTTAATTGCAGGTTGTAAGCATAATAAAATGAAAATGTATGAAGGCCGTTATGAAGGCAAATGGAGCTTTAAAAATACAAACCAAAAAGGAACATGGAGCGGAACGGTTGACTCTTCGGGAAATTTCAAAGGTGCCCTTAGCGACGATGCCGAACCCGGAAAGTCGATATCTTTTACCTTAACGGTTTCGACACGCGGAGCTGTTTCAGGTACAATCGAACGACCGGATAACGGACAAAAGTATCTTACGAAAGTAGACGGCTCAATAAATAACAATAGCGTAATGGGCACTTTAAGTTTAACCATGGAAGGTTCCGCTAATGTTATTGACACAGGAACAATTACCGGAAAAAAACAATAGTGTAAATTTATTTTAATATTACACTAAGGGCGGATAGGACTGAGACGTCCTGCCGACGTTCTATCTGCATATTTTATAGTATAAATTTTATTTATAGATTTAATAGTTACGGCTATTAATATAGTATTCGGTATAAATTTATGTATCGAAACATTTCAGTTTTGCAAATGGAAGTTAAAGCAAATTGTTAAAAAGATACTCCGCAAGACACGGAGTATCGGATTGTACTTATTGTTTAAAACTTACTTTTATAAATATTAAAAATAATTTAATTGTCTTTTAAAAATCTATTTCTTTTCCGTAATATGCCGCCAAATAAATTTTCTTAATATCCGAAGGAGATGTTTTTCTGGGATTGGTTAGGGTGCATGCATCATTAAACGCTCTTTCGCTCATTAAATCCAATACTTTAAGAAACTTGTCTTCGGCAATGATTGTATTTTTTCCTTCTCGGATTGTACGGGTAATGCCTACTTTTTCATTTAAGGCCAGAACTTTTTTTGCAATATTATCTATGCCCAAGGCTCCTTCCAGCTTACCGTATCTGTCCGTCTCTTTTCTGTTATACTCGATTATATACGGAAGCATAATTGCATTGGCTTCACCGTGTGTTAAATGGAATTCGCCGCCTATTTTATGGGCCATAGAGTGAACAATTCCGAGAGAACAGTTACTGAATGAAATACCTGCAATAGTGGAAGCGGTGTGCATTTTTCCGCGGGCTTCCATATCATTTCCGTTTACAACGGCTCTTTCCAAATATTCGAAGACAAGTTGAACAGCTTTAAGGGCATAAGGGTCGGTATAATCGTCATGAGCTGTAGAAACATAAGCTTCGATTGCATGAGTCATAACGTCCATACCGGTTTGAGCCGTTACCAGAGGAGGCATTTTTGCAGGAATGCGGTTATCTACAATAGCAATATCCGGAATAATATCCGGGCTTACTAAGGGGTATTTTATATTTTTTTCCGTATCTGTAATAACCGAAAAAGCCGTAATTTCCGAAGCCGTGCCTGAAGTGGACGGGATTCCTACGAGTTTTGCTTTTGTTCTGAGCTTGGGGAATTTAAATGCCGCCAAATCATCAAAGTTATAGCCCGGATACTCATAATAAACCCACATAATTTTTGCGGCGTCCATTGCAGAACCTCCGCCCAATGCGATAATCCAATCCGGCCCGAATTCCGCCATTTTCGCTCCGCCTTCTTTACAAGTTTTGACTGAGGGGTCAGGTTCTACACCGTCTATAACCGCTACCTCCATTCCGGCTTTTTTTAAATACTCCGTTGCTTCGTCAATAAAACCGAATTTTTTCATTGAGCTTCCGCCCGTAACTATTACAGCTTTTTTTCCTTCCAGGGTCGAAAGGAATTCCAAGGCGCCTTCGCCGTGTATAATCCTATTGGGGATACCGAATGTTGAATATTTCATGGTATATACTCCTATCGGAAATGAGATATCCGTTTTTTTAAGCGGTTTGTTTTCGCCGTTCAGCGGTGCAACAAAATTGCTCGGATTAAACGCTCATTTCTTATAGATATTATTATACCGATATTTTATTATTTAGTAAAGAGGTTTGATATATAAATTTTTATTTTAATATGTTTTTTCGTCCATATTCATAAACTCTTCGCGTACTTTTGAAAGGCGGCGGAGTTCGCGGTTTATTATTCTTTCATAGTTAAGAGAACCGTCGGCAATGCGTTCTCTTTCATCTTCCCAATCCTGTAAGTCTTCTAAAAATAAAAATTGAAATTGACGGATATTTGCTTTTTCGGCCCACAGTTTAGCTTCATACCAATAAACAAGAGCCGTTTTATAAAACTCTTCCGCCTTGCCTAAGCTGTCAATATTTTGTTCTTTCCACGGAAAATTGTAAAAATATGCAGCCTGTTTATCGAATTTGCTTCCGAGCCTGAGGTGCTGTTCCACCATTTTTAAATTAAGATGCATCATAAACAAATAGCGGTATTTCTCCCATTGTTTTTTTGTTTCAATTTTGCCGAGCGCATAAAGAGGATTGCAAAAATCGGCGTTGATTGCCTGTTCAAGCCAATATATGTTTTCTATTATATTATCGGGGTTTTGTTCATAATGAATATGATATAATTTGTAATACTGCTCCTTGTATTCCACAAAATAAGGGAATATCGATTGTACTGCCGTAAGAGAAAAAAGTAAAATAAATACAATTTGCCTTTTCATTTATTATATTTTCGGCAAATCTTTTAAAATACTCCATAGTTTTGAATGAATTTCTTCGATTGTTTCGGAAGCGTTTATTTTTATTATTTGCATATTCGGTTCCTGCTTTTTAAATACTTCCAAAATATTAAGGTATTCATTACGTACTTTATTTTGAAAAGATTCTTCTTCGTAAATTTCAAGTACATTACTTCTTCCTATGACGCGGCTCATAGAAATGTTTACGGGTAAATCAAAAAAGAATAAGTATTCCGGCATAGGGAAGCCCCTGTTTTGAGCTTCGGCTAATTCTTTTGCTCCGGCCGCCGCCTGATAAGCGAGGCTTGAAAAGATGTATCTGTCGGAAAATACGGCCTTTCCCGCATTAAGGTCTTCAATAATCCCTCCTTCCCCGTAAAGGTGTTCGCATCGGTCGGCGGCAAACAGACGGGTCATTGTTTCGGGGGCAAGTTTAAAGCCTCCTTGTAAGGCTGACCGTATTAAAGTTCCTATTTTGCCGGTTGTAGGTTCTTGGGTGAATAAACAGGTTTCTTCTTTACCTTCGGAAGCAAACCGTTCTTTTAAAAGTCTTAATTGACTGGTGGTTCCGGTACCGTCAATTCCTTCAAATACGATAAAATTGGATAGTAACATAGTAGGAGCTATTATATCATTTTTTTTATCTTTTTGAAATATGAGGGAATGTTTACCGTATTGCTTTGTAAAAACAGTCCGCCGTGTAAAATCGCTCCCGAAGGTTGTTTTGCGGGCGTCTCTGTCCGCTTCGGGATTTTAAAAGAGTTGAGATATGTTTAAGTAAACAAGTTCTATAACCTGAAAGAAATTCCTGTTTTTATTGTAAAGGAATTTGTTAAAAACATAGGGAAGCCTATACCTATCATATCTATTGCAGATATGTCTATTCCGATTTTTTCGGTAAAGTAGTATTGAAAACCCAATTGCACGGGGATTCCCGCCTGTATAATTTGCGGATAACCGTATATCATTCCTAAACCTGTTAATAAATTGATATAGGCGTTTTGCGAGGGTCTGAAAGTATAACCTATAACTGAATGCAGTTCCACTAAAAAGGACAAGCTTTTAATTGAATTAAAATAAGAAACACCTGCTGCGAAATCGGTATGTTCCAAAAAAGTAAATCCGTTGTCCAGAATAACCCCTGCAGTAAGCCCTAAATTATAATTATGAGAAGACAGTTTATCATTTACGGTTAAATCAAGCGGCGTTGTCAATATTGTAGACATATTTGTGTATCCTTGTGTTACGGAAATGATTACATCGTCT is drawn from Treponema pedis and contains these coding sequences:
- a CDS encoding DUF2715 domain-containing protein, encoding MKKIIIVLLCIMFLCPSIFAKQKDDVIISVTQGYTNMSTILTTPLDLTVNDKLSSHNYNLGLTAGVILDNGFTFLEHTDFAAGVSYFNSIKSLSFLVELHSVIGYTFRPSQNAYINLLTGLGMIYGYPQIIQAGIPVQLGFQYYFTEKIGIDISAIDMIGIGFPMFLTNSFTIKTGISFRL
- the ffh gene encoding signal recognition particle protein, whose protein sequence is MLESISEKLGGIIRTLSGKSKITEKNIEETIEQIKTALLDADVNLRVVRRFINAAAEEAKGEKVLRSVDPGQQFTKIVYDKMVSFLGDEKKSLDLRGPDTQSVILFLGLQGSGKTTSAAKLALKLKNEGRKPLLVACDLVRPAAVEQLSVLGENIGIPVYKEETKDAVKVAKNALAFSKKNFYDTVIVDTAGRLQIDEVMMKEIVNIKSAVKPLETILVADSMTGQSAVDVAKEFDESVGLSGVILTKFDSDARGGAALSLKTITGKPILYVGTGEKPEDFEPFYPDRIASRILGMGDIVSLVEKAQAVYDEKEAEKLQRKMATETFTLGDMLAQIEQAEKMGPIESMLEMIPGLAGQIDKDKLDLSALKRQKAIIQSMTLKERDNFRIIGPPRRKRIARGSGTTVGDVNKLLKQFEKTRQMMRKVSKNKGLQAKLMSGGLFG
- the tmk gene encoding dTMP kinase — its product is MLLSNFIVFEGIDGTGTTSQLRLLKERFASEGKEETCLFTQEPTTGKIGTLIRSALQGGFKLAPETMTRLFAADRCEHLYGEGGIIEDLNAGKAVFSDRYIFSSLAYQAAAGAKELAEAQNRGFPMPEYLFFFDLPVNISMSRVIGRSNVLEIYEEESFQNKVRNEYLNILEVFKKQEPNMQIIKINASETIEEIHSKLWSILKDLPKI
- a CDS encoding iron-containing alcohol dehydrogenase produces the protein MKYSTFGIPNRIIHGEGALEFLSTLEGKKAVIVTGGSSMKKFGFIDEATEYLKKAGMEVAVIDGVEPDPSVKTCKEGGAKMAEFGPDWIIALGGGSAMDAAKIMWVYYEYPGYNFDDLAAFKFPKLRTKAKLVGIPSTSGTASEITAFSVITDTEKNIKYPLVSPDIIPDIAIVDNRIPAKMPPLVTAQTGMDVMTHAIEAYVSTAHDDYTDPYALKAVQLVFEYLERAVVNGNDMEARGKMHTASTIAGISFSNCSLGIVHSMAHKIGGEFHLTHGEANAIMLPYIIEYNRKETDRYGKLEGALGIDNIAKKVLALNEKVGITRTIREGKNTIIAEDKFLKVLDLMSERAFNDACTLTNPRKTSPSDIKKIYLAAYYGKEIDF